In Calothrix sp. PCC 7507, one DNA window encodes the following:
- a CDS encoding thioester reductase domain-containing protein produces the protein MKPIEEFLAELISLDIKLLADGDIIRCNAPKGVITPNIKTQIFERKAEIIRFLSNKNNIKEITINLLEEADLDPKIYPQNVTALTLQVNNLLLTGVTGFLGAFLLYELLQRTQSDIYCLVRAESSDLAKNTIQNHLKFYLLWDESFSARIIPIIGDLSQPLLGLTKEQFQRLAHQIDVIYHNGALVNSILPYTAFKAINVLGSQEILRLASLVKVKPVHFISTLSVVQSVNYSKDQVIREENILDCWEKLHNGYAQSKWVAEKIMTIAHSRGIPISIYRPGMITGSSQTGICKHQDLLSTVLKSFIELESAPDLDVMWDITPVDYVSQAIAHLSMQQASLGKVFHLCNPQPLSMTSMIDYIRSFGYTITMAQYDDWRVKLVNFTQHAQENTIRSLPLMFLESFSEEQLQLLHLQYDCQNTLDGLAGSSINCPLPNTELINKYLSYLNLR, from the coding sequence ATGAAGCCTATTGAAGAATTTTTAGCTGAACTTATTAGCTTGGATATTAAGCTTTTGGCTGATGGCGATATCATCCGTTGCAATGCTCCTAAAGGTGTGATAACGCCAAATATAAAAACTCAAATATTTGAGCGCAAAGCAGAAATTATTCGGTTTTTGAGCAATAAAAATAATATTAAGGAAATTACTATCAATCTATTGGAGGAAGCCGATTTAGACCCAAAAATTTACCCTCAAAATGTAACTGCTTTGACGTTGCAGGTAAATAATTTGCTTTTAACTGGAGTAACGGGATTTTTAGGAGCCTTTTTACTTTATGAACTCCTGCAACGAACTCAATCAGACATTTACTGTTTAGTACGTGCAGAAAGTTCTGATTTAGCAAAAAATACAATTCAAAATCATCTGAAATTTTATCTACTTTGGGATGAGAGTTTTAGTGCCAGAATTATTCCCATAATCGGAGATTTATCACAGCCTTTATTAGGTTTGACTAAAGAGCAATTTCAAAGACTGGCACATCAGATTGATGTTATTTATCATAATGGAGCTTTAGTTAATTCTATCTTGCCATACACTGCTTTTAAGGCAATTAATGTTTTGGGATCTCAAGAAATTCTCAGGTTAGCTAGCCTGGTTAAAGTTAAGCCTGTACATTTTATTTCTACTCTGTCTGTTGTGCAATCTGTTAATTATTCTAAAGATCAGGTAATTCGAGAAGAGAATATTTTAGATTGCTGGGAAAAACTCCATAATGGTTATGCTCAGAGTAAATGGGTAGCTGAAAAGATAATGACAATTGCTCACTCAAGGGGAATTCCTATATCTATTTATAGACCTGGAATGATTACCGGAAGTAGCCAAACAGGAATTTGTAAACATCAGGATTTGCTGAGTACAGTTCTCAAAAGTTTTATCGAACTGGAAAGTGCGCCTGATTTAGATGTGATGTGGGATATTACTCCTGTAGATTATGTGAGTCAGGCGATCGCTCATTTATCTATGCAGCAAGCATCATTAGGAAAAGTCTTTCATTTATGCAATCCCCAGCCACTTTCTATGACTTCCATGATTGACTATATACGCTCATTTGGTTATACAATTACTATGGCTCAATATGACGATTGGAGGGTAAAATTAGTGAATTTTACCCAACATGCTCAAGAAAATACAATCAGGTCACTGCCTTTGATGTTTTTAGAAAGTTTTTCTGAAGAACAATTACAGTTATTGCATCTACAATATGACTGCCAAAATACACTTGATGGGCTTGCAGGTAGTTCGATTAATTGTCCATTACCTAATACTGAATTAATCAATAAATACTTATCTTATTTGAATCTTCGCTAA
- the gyrB gene encoding DNA topoisomerase (ATP-hydrolyzing) subunit B, producing MTSSYSADQIQVLEGLEAVRKRPGMYIGTTGPRGLHHLVYEVVDNSVDEALAGYCTHVEVDLNADGSVTVTDDGRGIPTDIHPKTGKSALETVLTVLHAGGKFGGGGYKVSGGLHGVGISVVNALSEFVEVTVWRDKKVHLQRYERGVPVTELQAKPYKEARTGTSTTFKPDTQIFSTGIEFDYITLSGRLRELAYLNAGVKITFTDHRLELLKSDTAKVETYEYRGGIKEYIAYMNREKQPLHEEIIYVQGERNNVQIEVSLQWCTDAYTDNVLGFANNIRTVDGGTHLEGLKAVLTRTLNAIARKRNKIKENEPNLSGEHVREGLTAVISVKVPDPEFEGQTKTKLGNTEVRGIVDSLVGEVLTEYLEFHPGVADSILDKAIQAFKAAEAARHARELVRRKSVLESSPLPGKLADCSSRDPSESEIFIVEGDSAGGSAKQGRDRRTQAILPLRGKILNIEKTDDAKIYKNNEVQSLITALGLGVKGEEFDSTQLRYHRIVIMTDADVDGAHIRTLLLTFFYRYQRALIEQGFIYIACPPLFKVERGRNHEYCYSERELQQHIATFPSNANYNIQRFKGLGEMMPAQLWDTTMNPESRKMKQVEIEDAAEADRIFTILMGDRVAPRREFIETYGSKLNLTDLDI from the coding sequence ATGACGAGCAGTTACAGTGCCGATCAGATTCAAGTTCTGGAAGGTCTGGAAGCCGTCCGCAAACGACCAGGAATGTACATCGGTACTACAGGCCCGCGGGGACTCCACCATTTAGTTTACGAGGTAGTGGATAACTCTGTTGATGAGGCTTTGGCAGGTTACTGTACTCACGTCGAAGTGGATCTCAATGCCGATGGTTCTGTAACTGTAACAGACGATGGTCGGGGCATTCCTACTGATATTCACCCAAAAACAGGGAAATCGGCTTTGGAAACGGTGTTGACCGTACTGCACGCTGGTGGTAAGTTTGGCGGCGGTGGCTACAAAGTTTCTGGAGGATTGCACGGGGTAGGGATTTCTGTCGTTAACGCCCTGTCTGAGTTTGTTGAGGTGACAGTTTGGCGGGATAAAAAAGTTCATCTTCAACGCTATGAACGGGGTGTCCCAGTTACCGAACTCCAAGCCAAGCCTTACAAAGAAGCCAGAACCGGAACTTCTACTACTTTTAAGCCAGATACGCAAATCTTCAGCACTGGCATTGAGTTTGATTACATCACTTTATCAGGTCGCTTACGGGAGTTGGCCTATTTGAATGCGGGTGTCAAAATTACTTTTACTGACCATCGGCTGGAACTGCTAAAAAGCGATACAGCCAAGGTAGAAACTTATGAATACAGAGGTGGTATTAAAGAATATATTGCTTACATGAACCGCGAGAAGCAGCCCCTACATGAAGAAATTATCTATGTACAAGGGGAACGCAACAACGTTCAAATAGAAGTTTCATTACAGTGGTGTACTGATGCCTATACAGACAATGTACTGGGTTTTGCCAATAATATTCGTACAGTTGATGGCGGTACGCACTTAGAAGGTTTGAAGGCGGTGCTGACTCGGACATTAAATGCGATCGCCCGCAAACGCAATAAAATTAAAGAGAATGAACCTAACCTCAGTGGTGAACATGTCCGCGAAGGTTTAACAGCAGTCATTTCCGTCAAAGTTCCCGATCCGGAATTTGAAGGACAAACCAAAACCAAGTTGGGGAATACAGAAGTCCGAGGAATTGTTGATTCTTTGGTAGGTGAAGTCCTCACCGAGTACCTAGAATTTCATCCAGGTGTCGCCGACTCAATTTTAGATAAAGCCATCCAAGCCTTTAAAGCTGCAGAAGCCGCCCGTCATGCGCGGGAATTAGTCCGGCGCAAATCAGTATTGGAATCTTCCCCATTACCTGGTAAGCTTGCTGACTGTAGTTCTCGTGACCCCAGCGAATCAGAGATATTCATCGTCGAAGGCGATTCAGCGGGTGGAAGTGCCAAACAAGGACGCGATCGCCGTACCCAAGCTATCCTACCTCTACGTGGGAAAATCCTCAATATTGAGAAAACTGACGATGCCAAAATTTATAAAAATAACGAAGTTCAATCGTTAATTACCGCCTTGGGTTTGGGTGTGAAAGGTGAAGAATTTGATTCCACCCAATTACGCTATCATCGCATTGTCATCATGACAGATGCTGACGTAGATGGGGCGCACATCCGCACACTTCTGTTAACATTCTTCTATCGTTATCAACGCGCACTAATTGAACAGGGTTTCATATATATTGCTTGTCCGCCACTATTTAAAGTAGAACGGGGACGCAATCATGAGTACTGCTATAGTGAACGCGAATTGCAACAGCACATTGCCACATTTCCTAGCAACGCCAACTATAACATCCAACGTTTCAAAGGTTTGGGTGAAATGATGCCAGCCCAACTCTGGGACACCACAATGAACCCAGAATCCCGCAAAATGAAGCAAGTAGAAATTGAAGATGCCGCCGAAGCCGATCGCATTTTCACCATTTTAATGGGCGATCGTGTCGCACCAAGACGTGAATTCATCGAAACCTATGGATCTAAACTTAACTTGACGGATTTAGATATCTAA
- the miaA gene encoding tRNA (adenosine(37)-N6)-dimethylallyltransferase MiaA, producing MTKLIVICGATATGKSGLGLGLAMRLGSVILSADSRQVYREFDIGTAKPTLAEQKLVPHYLIDICAPTNMMTVADYQGQAQALINSASLTFSPSTPLLMVGGTGLYIRSIVQGLKIPQVSPQPELRSQLESFGQIQLYAMLQQVDPVVAQKIHPHDLVRTLRALEVYYVTGVPISEQQGENPPDYPILQIGLDCDVALLDNRIHQRTEQMIADGLVAEVEYLCQKYGADLSLLNTLGYQEIKQYLAGEISLDAAKELIVLHTRQFAKRQRTWFRAYPKIEWFDANDPNLLDNVWQRTQRFIS from the coding sequence ATGACTAAATTGATTGTAATTTGTGGTGCAACGGCGACAGGTAAATCAGGATTGGGATTGGGTTTAGCTATGCGGTTGGGTTCTGTGATTCTCAGTGCAGATTCCCGCCAAGTCTACCGTGAGTTTGATATTGGCACAGCCAAACCAACTCTGGCAGAACAAAAATTAGTGCCACACTATTTAATAGATATCTGCGCTCCGACAAACATGATGACGGTAGCAGATTATCAAGGGCAAGCGCAAGCCTTGATCAATTCTGCTTCTCTTACCTTCTCCCCTTCTACACCTCTTTTAATGGTTGGAGGAACTGGTTTATACATCCGTTCTATTGTCCAAGGGCTAAAGATTCCTCAGGTATCGCCACAACCAGAATTGCGATCGCAACTAGAATCTTTTGGACAGATCCAACTTTACGCTATGTTACAACAAGTTGATCCTGTTGTTGCCCAAAAAATTCATCCCCATGACTTAGTCCGGACTCTTAGAGCCTTAGAGGTGTATTATGTCACTGGTGTTCCCATTTCTGAGCAGCAAGGAGAGAATCCACCGGATTATCCGATTTTGCAAATTGGGTTAGATTGTGATGTTGCGCTACTAGATAACCGCATTCATCAACGTACTGAGCAGATGATAGCAGATGGGTTAGTGGCTGAGGTGGAGTATCTATGTCAAAAATATGGCGCTGACTTGTCTTTATTGAATACCTTGGGTTATCAAGAAATCAAGCAATATTTGGCCGGAGAAATCTCTTTAGACGCAGCGAAGGAATTAATAGTTTTACATACACGACAATTTGCCAAGCGACAACGCACTTGGTTTCGTGCATATCCCAAAATAGAGTGGTTTGATGCAAATGATCCTAATTTATTAGATAATGTTTGGCAGCGTACACAGAGATTCATATCTTAA
- a CDS encoding daunorubicin resistance protein DrrA family ABC transporter ATP-binding protein translates to MSDMVQVKNLRKYFGKTEVLRGIDFSAPAGSVLGVLGPNGAGKTTTINCLTTLLKPDGGSATIAGYDVVTQPAAVRALIGLTGQFAAIDEELTARENLVLFGRLLRLSSIKAARRATELLEQFDLTTAANLRVKKLSGGMRRRLDLAISIITEPLVLFLDEPTTGLDPYSRRQVWNMVRALKAQGMTILLTTQYLEEADELADWIVVIDRGEAIAQGTVDELKNRVGETFCELRLADPGDEQKVRRSLADLGEITGSTTLTLPATKGIVTLAEVIRRVEAVGVILTDISLRRPSLDDVFFALTGHTTDTDL, encoded by the coding sequence ATGAGCGATATGGTGCAGGTCAAAAACCTGAGAAAGTATTTTGGCAAAACAGAAGTATTGAGAGGTATTGATTTCTCCGCACCAGCTGGCTCAGTCCTCGGTGTGCTGGGACCGAACGGTGCTGGCAAAACTACAACCATCAATTGCCTAACTACCCTGCTGAAACCAGATGGCGGTAGTGCCACGATCGCAGGTTATGATGTCGTTACTCAACCTGCTGCGGTGCGAGCGTTAATTGGTCTGACGGGTCAGTTTGCGGCTATTGATGAGGAACTGACAGCACGGGAAAACTTGGTATTATTCGGGCGATTGTTACGACTATCTAGCATCAAGGCTGCACGCAGAGCTACAGAATTACTAGAGCAATTCGACTTAACAACAGCTGCTAATTTGCGAGTCAAAAAGTTATCGGGTGGTATGCGACGACGGCTAGATTTGGCAATCAGTATTATAACTGAGCCATTAGTACTGTTCCTAGATGAGCCGACAACTGGTCTTGACCCCTACAGCCGCCGCCAAGTTTGGAATATGGTGAGAGCATTAAAGGCGCAGGGGATGACAATTCTGCTCACTACCCAATATCTAGAGGAAGCAGACGAACTAGCCGACTGGATTGTGGTCATTGATCGCGGAGAGGCGATCGCTCAAGGTACAGTTGATGAACTCAAGAATAGAGTGGGCGAAACTTTCTGCGAGTTACGACTTGCCGATCCTGGTGATGAACAAAAAGTGCGACGCTCATTAGCGGATCTTGGTGAGATTACTGGCAGCACTACGCTAACGCTTCCAGCGACAAAAGGTATAGTCACCTTAGCTGAGGTGATCCGCAGGGTAGAGGCTGTGGGTGTGATTCTCACCGACATTTCTCTGCGCCGTCCCAGTCTTGATGATGTGTTTTTTGCCTTGACTGGTCACACAACTGATACTGATTTGTAA
- a CDS encoding ABC transporter permease yields MTLPRPTAAQLVSTHQEGDFIRTLGEITLIARRNLLLDWRNPSVIVGATGFPVFLLLIFTASFAKVVMPNGTYADYAQFLVPLTIVQGLLFSTIDTGTALYNDLNSGMDTRLRTLPIARSAVLAGRIFSSAGRLLIQVVIITLVGYLLGFRFQTSYLAIVPFLILPVIFTSSFAWLAVFFAVKFKTPESVQAAMIPWLLPLTFLSIGYVPQESFPDWLQGFVELNPVSVVAQALRGLSTGGSVAGSAIATLLWSFALTLVFSTLATRAYSK; encoded by the coding sequence ATGACTTTACCTCGCCCAACTGCGGCTCAGTTAGTATCAACTCACCAAGAAGGTGACTTCATCCGCACGCTGGGGGAAATTACCTTGATTGCTCGCCGTAACTTGCTCCTTGACTGGAGAAATCCATCTGTCATTGTCGGAGCCACTGGATTTCCTGTATTTCTATTGCTGATTTTTACTGCTAGCTTTGCCAAGGTAGTGATGCCCAATGGCACTTATGCTGACTACGCTCAGTTCTTGGTACCGTTAACCATAGTTCAGGGATTGCTTTTTAGTACTATTGATACTGGTACTGCACTGTATAATGACCTCAATAGCGGCATGGATACTCGACTACGTACCTTACCCATTGCCCGGTCTGCGGTGCTAGCTGGACGAATTTTCAGTAGTGCTGGTCGTTTATTAATACAGGTAGTGATTATAACACTGGTAGGATATCTGCTGGGCTTTCGGTTCCAAACTAGTTACCTGGCTATTGTGCCGTTCCTAATTTTACCTGTGATTTTTACTTCGTCCTTTGCTTGGCTGGCAGTATTTTTCGCTGTTAAATTCAAAACACCAGAGTCAGTGCAAGCAGCAATGATCCCGTGGCTCTTACCACTCACATTTTTGAGCATTGGGTATGTGCCCCAAGAGAGTTTCCCTGACTGGCTTCAGGGCTTTGTCGAACTCAACCCGGTTTCTGTGGTGGCTCAAGCACTTCGTGGTTTGTCTACTGGTGGTTCAGTCGCAGGTTCAGCGATCGCTACTTTACTTTGGAGCTTTGCCCTAACATTAGTATTCAGCACCTTGGCAACACGCGCTTATTCAAAATAA
- a CDS encoding ABC transporter permease: protein MDNNDLYTRAKKLVATRHESGMSRAFADSLIIGQRNLILLTRFPAVVVSVVLIPIMFLSGFLLTFERLMAAQEINYVQYLVPIITLQSMFFTAMGAAINLATDIKAGMLQRCRAMPISRVAAFGGLLIAYLVRASISLTILICFAHVYGFRFQGGWFSIVGFIALTLLFTTTAIAGYAALALGLQEPDLVQSLSIIPYAPLLLLSTGFSPAANFPDWLQAIVRNQPVSHTANALRALVSGSEILDPLYWSVAWLLGLLVVFVFLAVHFYQKVSP, encoded by the coding sequence ATGGACAATAATGACCTATACACAAGAGCGAAAAAGTTAGTAGCAACCCGGCACGAATCAGGCATGAGTCGGGCGTTTGCCGATAGTTTGATTATCGGTCAACGAAACTTGATTTTGTTGACCCGATTTCCCGCAGTTGTCGTATCTGTGGTGCTGATACCCATCATGTTCCTCAGTGGATTTCTGCTAACTTTTGAACGGTTAATGGCGGCTCAAGAAATTAATTATGTCCAGTACTTGGTTCCCATTATCACACTCCAGTCCATGTTTTTTACGGCAATGGGGGCAGCGATTAACCTAGCCACCGATATCAAAGCAGGGATGCTGCAAAGGTGTCGGGCAATGCCAATTTCACGAGTAGCAGCCTTTGGTGGGCTATTAATTGCGTACCTCGTGCGGGCATCAATTAGCTTAACGATTCTGATCTGCTTTGCCCATGTTTATGGCTTCCGTTTTCAGGGTGGTTGGTTCTCGATTGTAGGGTTTATTGCTTTGACGTTGCTGTTCACGACTACGGCGATCGCCGGTTACGCTGCACTGGCGCTGGGACTCCAGGAACCGGATTTAGTCCAATCACTGAGCATTATCCCTTACGCTCCCTTGCTTTTACTCAGCACGGGTTTTAGTCCCGCAGCAAATTTTCCCGATTGGCTACAAGCGATCGTCCGCAATCAACCTGTCAGCCACACTGCCAATGCACTGAGGGCATTAGTTAGTGGGAGTGAGATTTTAGATCCTCTCTATTGGTCTGTTGCTTGGCTACTGGGGTTGTTGGTGGTGTTTGTATTTCTAGCTGTTCATTTTTACCAGAAGGTGTCGCCATGA
- a CDS encoding non-ribosomal peptide synthetase yields the protein MNNFSQRITALSPEQRSLLELRLKQKQGKTSVIPKIIADKNHNLMASFAQQRMWFQDQLGVKSATSNNMPVALKINGLLQVKILEQSIREIIRRHAILRTTLKTVNKQLIQVIADDVNFTLPLIDLRSLPKSEREQKAQQLAIEEACKPFDLAGNLFLRVTLIHLDTTEYMMLMTMHHIVSDAWSVGVFFRELNILYQAFISGQHSPLAELPIQYADFAVWQRQATQGTQLKKEIAYWKQQLQGAATLLQLPTDRLRSPTPSFAGKMQSFILPKTLIDALKAISQQSEATLFMTLLTAFKILLYRYTRHHDILVGSPSANRHQPETENLIGCFINTLVLRSNLSGNPSFRELLNQVREVVLDAFSHQNLPFEKLVDELQLGRNLSYLPLFQVLFVMQNATSSRDIELPGLDVSYSLIDNQTAQFDITLHLVEEQSGLIGRIGYDTELFDDSTITRMIGHFQTLLAGIVANSNQRVSQLPLLTPSEHQQLLEWNKTDIDFPQEICIHQLFTNQVEKTPDAIAVVFEDQNLTYQELNQQANQLAHYLQKLGVKPEVLVGICVDRSIAMVVGILGILKAGGAYVPLDPAYPQQRIASILSDSQVSVILTQQHLLADLPEIKSPVVCLDKDWELISQQHKQNPTHEILAENLVYVIYTSGSTGNPKGVMITHRNLVNAYLGWEDAYQLRSLCSSHLQMASFSFDVFSGDMVRALCSGAKLVICKREWLLEPEKLYKLMNKEKIDCAEFVPVVLKHLIQYLEKTEQKLDLMKLLAVGSDSWYAEDYLKIKHFLSPETRLINSYGVSEATIDSSYFETEQGNLLIDGLVPIGRPFPNTKFYILDAYLQLVPIGITGELYISSIGLARGYLNQPELTEQKFIPSPFDNTKLYKTGDLARYLADGNVEFLGRVDHQVKIRGFRIELGEVESVLTQHPSVLQSVVLDQEDQSGNKRLVAYVVAEAEHIPTTSDLRYFIEKKLPNYMIPAVFVMLKALPLNPNGKVDRRALPIPETHRPELSETFVKPRTFTEKMIAEIFSQVIGVNQVGIYDDFFELGGNSLLVIQLITQLSEALQVELTIVDLFEVPTVAGLAERIERMQIIEQFSFALVEQIGEREEIEI from the coding sequence ATGAATAACTTTTCTCAACGAATTACTGCACTTTCACCAGAACAGCGTTCCTTACTAGAACTGCGCCTCAAACAGAAGCAGGGAAAAACATCTGTAATTCCCAAAATAATTGCAGATAAAAATCACAATTTAATGGCATCTTTTGCCCAACAAAGAATGTGGTTTCAAGACCAATTAGGGGTCAAAAGTGCCACATCTAACAACATGCCTGTAGCCCTGAAAATCAATGGTTTACTGCAAGTTAAAATCTTAGAACAAAGCATCAGAGAAATCATTCGTCGCCATGCCATCTTGCGTACTACCCTCAAGACTGTCAACAAGCAACTTATTCAGGTGATTGCAGATGATGTCAACTTTACACTACCCTTGATCGATTTGCGATCGCTCCCTAAATCTGAACGAGAGCAAAAAGCGCAGCAATTAGCTATCGAGGAGGCTTGCAAACCCTTTGACTTAGCAGGTAATCTATTTCTGCGTGTCACCCTCATACACCTAGACACCACAGAATACATGATGCTGATGACAATGCATCACATCGTCTCTGATGCTTGGTCTGTGGGTGTATTTTTTCGTGAGTTGAATATTCTATACCAAGCTTTTATCAGTGGTCAGCATTCACCTTTAGCCGAATTACCAATCCAATATGCAGACTTTGCAGTTTGGCAAAGACAAGCTACCCAAGGAACGCAACTGAAAAAAGAAATTGCTTATTGGAAGCAGCAATTACAAGGTGCTGCGACTTTATTGCAATTACCAACCGATAGACTGCGATCGCCAACTCCCTCTTTTGCTGGTAAGATGCAGTCTTTTATATTACCAAAAACCTTGATCGATGCACTCAAGGCTATATCCCAGCAGTCAGAAGCTACCTTATTTATGACGCTACTAACAGCGTTTAAAATTTTACTTTATCGCTACACCAGACACCATGATATCTTAGTTGGTTCACCGAGTGCTAATCGCCATCAACCGGAAACTGAAAATTTAATCGGCTGTTTTATCAACACATTAGTACTGCGTAGTAATTTGTCGGGTAATCCTAGCTTTCGGGAATTATTAAACCAGGTGCGAGAGGTAGTATTAGACGCTTTTTCTCACCAAAATTTACCCTTTGAAAAGCTAGTGGATGAATTACAACTAGGGCGTAACTTAAGCTATTTACCGTTATTTCAAGTGCTATTTGTCATGCAAAATGCCACTTCATCGCGTGACATAGAACTTCCTGGTCTTGATGTCAGTTATTCACTAATTGATAATCAAACAGCCCAGTTTGATATTACACTTCACCTAGTAGAAGAACAATCAGGTTTGATAGGACGAATAGGATATGACACTGAACTATTTGATGACTCTACTATTACTCGCATGATTGGACATTTTCAGACATTGTTAGCTGGAATTGTTGCTAATTCTAATCAAAGAGTATCTCAATTACCTTTATTAACTCCCTCTGAACATCAGCAATTATTAGAGTGGAATAAAACTGATATAGATTTTCCTCAAGAGATTTGTATTCATCAATTATTTACCAATCAGGTAGAGAAGACACCTGATGCGATCGCAGTAGTATTTGAAGACCAAAATCTCACCTATCAAGAACTTAATCAACAAGCTAATCAACTAGCTCATTATCTACAAAAGTTGGGTGTCAAGCCAGAAGTTTTAGTTGGTATTTGTGTAGACCGCTCAATTGCAATGGTTGTGGGAATATTAGGTATTCTCAAAGCAGGTGGAGCTTATGTTCCTCTAGATCCAGCTTATCCTCAACAGCGTATTGCTTCTATATTGTCTGACTCCCAAGTATCAGTGATATTAACTCAGCAGCATTTGCTAGCAGATTTACCTGAGATAAAATCACCTGTAGTTTGCTTGGATAAAGACTGGGAATTAATTTCGCAACAGCACAAACAAAATCCCACCCATGAGATATTAGCTGAAAACTTAGTTTATGTAATCTACACCTCTGGTTCTACCGGAAATCCTAAAGGAGTCATGATTACACATCGAAATTTGGTGAATGCATATCTAGGTTGGGAAGATGCATATCAACTTCGTTCTTTGTGTTCCAGTCATCTACAAATGGCGAGTTTCTCTTTTGATGTTTTTTCAGGAGATATGGTACGTGCGCTTTGTTCTGGAGCCAAGCTAGTTATCTGTAAGCGAGAGTGGCTTTTAGAACCAGAAAAGTTATATAAACTAATGAACAAAGAAAAGATTGATTGTGCAGAGTTTGTACCAGTTGTGCTGAAACATTTGATTCAGTATTTAGAAAAAACAGAGCAAAAACTCGACTTGATGAAATTATTAGCTGTTGGTTCCGATAGTTGGTATGCGGAAGATTATCTAAAAATTAAGCATTTTTTGAGTCCAGAAACTCGTTTAATTAATTCCTATGGCGTGAGTGAAGCCACTATTGACAGTTCATATTTTGAAACAGAACAGGGCAATTTGTTAATTGATGGACTAGTCCCAATTGGTCGTCCATTTCCAAATACTAAATTTTATATTCTGGACGCATATTTACAGCTAGTTCCTATTGGTATTACTGGCGAATTATATATTAGTAGTATTGGTCTAGCTCGTGGTTATTTGAATCAGCCAGAGTTAACTGAACAGAAATTTATCCCCAGCCCCTTTGACAATACAAAATTATATAAAACAGGGGATTTAGCTCGTTATTTAGCAGATGGTAATGTGGAGTTTTTGGGACGTGTTGACCATCAAGTGAAGATTCGTGGTTTCCGCATTGAACTTGGGGAAGTTGAATCTGTATTGACCCAGCATCCTTCTGTTCTTCAATCTGTGGTTTTAGATCAAGAAGACCAATCTGGAAACAAGCGCCTTGTGGCTTATGTAGTAGCTGAAGCAGAACATATTCCTACTACTAGTGACCTGCGCTACTTCATTGAAAAGAAATTGCCCAACTATATGATACCTGCTGTTTTCGTCATGCTGAAAGCTTTACCGCTAAATCCTAACGGTAAAGTAGACCGTCGCGCATTACCTATTCCTGAGACACATAGACCGGAATTATCAGAAACTTTCGTTAAGCCTCGTACTTTTACAGAAAAAATGATTGCGGAGATATTTTCTCAAGTTATTGGGGTTAATCAAGTGGGTATTTATGATGACTTCTTTGAGTTAGGAGGAAATTCTTTATTAGTTATCCAATTAATTACTCAATTGTCTGAAGCTTTGCAAGTAGAGTTAACAATTGTCGATTTATTTGAGGTTCCTACTGTTGCGGGTTTAGCTGAACGGATTGAGAGAATGCAAATTATTGAACAGTTTTCTTTTGCGCTTGTTGAGCAGATAGGCGAACGTGAGGAAATAGAAATATGA